In Microbulbifer elongatus, the DNA window TACCACCGCCCATTTCAAAGCCGGCCGGGGGAAGTTCGGTGAGGACCGGCACAAACTCACTAAAGAGTCGCGCGCCCCCATGGCTCAGCAACATGTAAATGATTGACAACAGGGGAACGGCGGCGATCAGTGCAAGCAGCCACACCATGACGCTGAATACACTGTTGCCAAGGGAGCGGCTCTCGAAGGGTTCGCGTTTAAGGTTGAGGCCTTTCCAGCCCTCTTTGCGCAGCTGCTTGGGCGTTTTCAGATCCTTCATTTGCTGCCCTCGAACTTACGCATGGTGAGCTGCTGGATATAGAGACCACCGAGATTTACCAGGAACGTGATCAGCAGGAGCACCAGGGCGGCGTACATCAGCGCCTGTACTTCCACCCCACCGGCCTCGGGGAAGCTGGATGCCATCAGCGATGCCAGTGTGTTGGCGGGAGAAAACCAGGACAGGCTGATCTGGTTGCTGTTACCAATCAACATGGCGAGAGCCATGGTTTCGCCCAGCGCGCGGCCAAAACCGAGCACCAGCGCGGCGAGCAGACCGGACGATGCCGTGGGCAGTAATACCTTGAAAATGGCTTCCGCGCGGGTGGTGCCCATACCGTAGGTGGCCTCTTTTACTTTCGCCGGGATCTGGCGGAAGGCGTCCACGGAGATGGCGGCCACTGTGGGCAGGATCATCACCGCCAGCACTAATGCTGCGGGGGCCATGCCGGGGCCTCCGAGTTCCGTTTCAAAAAATGGGAACCAGCCAAAATGTTCGTGTAACCAGTGCGCCACCGGCCGCAACAGGGGAATCAGCACGTAGATTCCCCACAGGCCGTACACCACGGATGGAATGGCCGCCAACAATTCTACGGTCAGGCGAAAAACACTGGCGACCTTGGCATGAATGAACTCCTGGGTGAGAAAGATGGCAATGGTCACACCGAGAATGCCACCCCAGATCAACGCCAGTATCGAACTGTACAGGGTGCCCCAGATTTCCGGCAGTACCGCAAATTCCTGCTTGTTCACATCCCAGGTGGTACCGGTAAGAAACCCGAAACCATATTTTTCCATGGCGGGAATTGCCTGCTTGCCGATCATCCACAGGATAAACAGGATCAGCAGAATGATGGACCAGGCGCAGGCAATGGAGAAAAAGCGAAAACCCACGTCCCCATAGATTTCACTATTGCCTGGGGGGCGTGTGATGCCCTTGCCGATTTTTTGTTTGAATAGTGCTCTGGACATGCCGGGGTTCTGGGTTTCTCAAGATAAAACAGTGCAATAAACAGAATGCCCCGGCCGGTGCTTCCGGTGCGGGGCATTCGCTATGTTGGCCGATAGGGTATGGCCGCCGTTACTGGATGTGTTGCGCGGCCTCGCGCACTTTCGCGCGGACGTTTTGTGGCAGCGGGATATAGCCAAGGCTGTCGGCCTGATCCTGCGCTTCGTCACTCAGCATGTATTCCACGAGCTTCTGCATGGCGGCGGCTTTCTGATCGTCCTGATCGGCGTAAACCAGCAGCCAGGTAAAGCTGGCGATCGGGTAGGCGTTGGCACCCTCCGGGTCGGTTACCCAGACAATGAGGTTTGGAATCTCTGTGCCCGGCAGGTTGCCTTCGGGAAACTTGGCGCTGGCGAGGGCGGCGATGCCTGCCTCCGGGCCTGGGGATACAAATGCGCCGCTTTTGTTTTCCAGCTGTGCCACGGGCAGGCCGGTCAATTTGGCAAATCCGTACTCCACATAACCGATGGCCCCCGGGGTCTGCTTGATCTGGGCCGCGATACCGTCATTTTTCGGAGCTTTTACAAAATTCGCGCTATTTGGCCAGTTGGGCGCCTTTGCCTGGCCGACGGCCGACTTGAAGTCGGCATTGACGGCGCTCAGGTGACCGGTGAATACGTAGGAGGTGCCGGAGGAGTCCGAGCGGGTGACTACTGTGATCTTCGTATCGGGAAGCTCGACGCCGGGGTTGGCGGCAGCGATCTTCGGGTCATTCCAGCGGTCGATCTTGCCCAGGAAAATTTCCGGATACACATCCCTGGGCAGCTTGAGCTCTGTCACCCCCTCAAGGTTATACGCCATTACCACTTCACCCGCGGTCATTGGCAGCAGTATCACACCTTTCTGTACCTTGGCGATTTCCTCTTCTTTCATCGCCGCATCGGATGCCGCGAAATCCACCACGCCGTTTACGAAGTCCTGAATGCCGGCACCGCTGCCCTTGGCCTGGTAATCCACACGGATTCCGCTTTCTTTGCGTGAAAAATCCTTGAACCATTTGGAATAGATCGGAAACGGAAAACTGGCGCCGGAGCCATTAAGTTGCACATTCTCACCGTTACCAGCGGAGGAATCTGTACCGCTCTGACCATCGGAAGAGCCGCCGGAACAGGCAGTTATCATTGTCGCAGCAAGAAGGATTCCGGTACCAGCGCAGAGCGCGCGATTTACGTGTTTCAGGAATGACAGCGTCAACATCATGCTAGGCCTTTTAATAAGGATGGATGGCATCGGTGAATATAGCCACGTCATGTGGATCAGTGCGACATGAAACGGAATTGGGCGCACACCCGTAGATACTAGTTAAGCCGGCGTGCAAGGTGCACAAAGAATATTGCATTTTTGTGAACCTGTACGACGATGCCAATTTACCCGTCATTTGTTACCGCGGTATGACCGATTTATTGCGGTCATTTGATTTTGATGATGAAACGGATTGGATTTGCCTGTCCAGGCTGTGGCCTTTGCTATACAGAGTGCAGACGAAAGAGAAATAAAAATGGTACCCGGATGAACGAGCGTGGAAAGGTGGCTCCCAATCGTACGTTGCGTCTGATATTGCTGATGGCTTTCCTCGCTGTATTGATCGCGGCGGGTATTTCGCTGTTCAAGGATATCTCGCAGGGAAGGCACGATGACGATGTGGAAGGGCGCGCCCGTGTTGTAGGCGCCGGAGCGAGCTTTGCCGCGCCACTTTATCAGCGCTGGTTCAAGGCGCTCTACAACAGAGACCAGAAATATCAGGTGGATTATCAGAGCGTGGGAAGCGCAGCTGGTATCACCAACTTCCTCCAGGGCCGGATTGATTTTGCCGGTTCTGATTACCCCCTGGATAACGCGCAAAGGCAACGCGCAGACGGTGGAGTGCTGCAGTTGCCAATGGCTGCTGGCGCCAT includes these proteins:
- the pstC gene encoding phosphate ABC transporter permease subunit PstC, with the protein product MSRALFKQKIGKGITRPPGNSEIYGDVGFRFFSIACAWSIILLILFILWMIGKQAIPAMEKYGFGFLTGTTWDVNKQEFAVLPEIWGTLYSSILALIWGGILGVTIAIFLTQEFIHAKVASVFRLTVELLAAIPSVVYGLWGIYVLIPLLRPVAHWLHEHFGWFPFFETELGGPGMAPAALVLAVMILPTVAAISVDAFRQIPAKVKEATYGMGTTRAEAIFKVLLPTASSGLLAALVLGFGRALGETMALAMLIGNSNQISLSWFSPANTLASLMASSFPEAGGVEVQALMYAALVLLLITFLVNLGGLYIQQLTMRKFEGSK
- the pstS gene encoding phosphate ABC transporter substrate-binding protein PstS, with product MITACSGGSSDGQSGTDSSAGNGENVQLNGSGASFPFPIYSKWFKDFSRKESGIRVDYQAKGSGAGIQDFVNGVVDFAASDAAMKEEEIAKVQKGVILLPMTAGEVVMAYNLEGVTELKLPRDVYPEIFLGKIDRWNDPKIAAANPGVELPDTKITVVTRSDSSGTSYVFTGHLSAVNADFKSAVGQAKAPNWPNSANFVKAPKNDGIAAQIKQTPGAIGYVEYGFAKLTGLPVAQLENKSGAFVSPGPEAGIAALASAKFPEGNLPGTEIPNLIVWVTDPEGANAYPIASFTWLLVYADQDDQKAAAMQKLVEYMLSDEAQDQADSLGYIPLPQNVRAKVREAAQHIQ